Sequence from the Priestia megaterium genome:
ACAATAAAAAAAGACCGAACGGTCTTATAAATTTTATAAACCTTTTTTAAACGGAGGCAAATAGATTCATGGTTAATCGCAAGGGAGAACAGACTAAAGCCCTAATCTTAGAAAAAGCATCGAAACTTTTTAATAGCCAAGGATATAGGGCATCTTCTATATCCGACATCATGCACGAGACTGGTCTTCGAAAAGGAGGGATTTATAACCATTTCGAAAATAAAGAGGAAATAATGCTGAGCGCTTTTTCCTTTTCCATTGACACGATGAGGCATCTTTTTTCTGAAGCAATGGCAGGCAAACAAGGATGCATGGAACGTCTTTTTTCCATTGTTTCCGTATTCGAGGGGATTGCTGAAAAGGAATTGTTCCCTGGAGGGTGCCCGATTATGAATGCTGCCATTGAGGCGGATGACGCAGACCCATTGCTTCAAGAAAAAGTCCGTGAAGCAATGGATAGCTTGCTCGGAATGGTTCGTAATATTGTTCAGGAAGGCATAAAGAAGGGTGAGGTTAAACAAGGAGTGGATCCCGAGTTTGTGGCGACTGTGTTTATCTCCACGTTGGAGGGAGCGCTAGCACTTAGCAAACTTTACAAGAGCCAAGAGTACATGAAAAGAGCTGTGCATCATCTTAGATCGTTTCTTGATCAGAACTGTTCCTAACAGTCTAAAAAAGAAGCCAACGATGGCTTTTTTTTAGACTTAAAAAAGACCGTTCGGTCTCTTTAACTACCTATAATACTTAGAACGATACTACGAAATCTGATAAGGGTGCTGTCATAGTTGATATCACCTGATCATCGATGAGCAAGAGGAAAGAAACTTTAAGTCTTGACCGTTCCGATAAGCTTTCCGTACAAGTTCTGTCAGCCTTAGTAGAAAGTTTCACAACGGTGTACTTTGCGATGCTACTAATACAGCGATCAGAATAGCCTGCGCATCTACCTTCAGTGAAGGGGGAGGCATTCACAACGCTAGAACTAAAAATCAATTTTACCAAGTCAGTATGGAATGTACGACTTCAAATGATTGGGCAGGCCACCAAACAGAGTAGTACTAACAGATAGGCGTTAAATTGAATGACTAAGGAGTTGAGTGCCATGAAAAAGGTGACAATAAATGATCACCCTTCTGTAAAACAATATTACAAGAAAAAGGAAACTATGCAGGGAACCGAAGGCAGGCGCATAGATACACAATGGTTGCGGAATTTATGTCTACATGCAGGAGCCGACGATGTTGGATTCGTCTCTATTGACCGAAACGAACTTGGGGACCAACGAGAAGAGATTTTGAATCTGTTTCCTGAAGCTAGGACGCTTATTAGTTTCGTCTGCAAAATGAACCGCGAGCCCTTGCGTTCCACGGCTCGATCCATTGCAAATACCGAATTTCATCATGTTGTCGATAACGTAACGCATATCGGACATGAAATCGTGAAAAAGCTTGAAGAACAAGGCATCAAAGCATTGAATCCGCCAGCAGGATTCCCGATGGAACAGGAAAGTGCCGGAAAACCATGGGTCATCTCACATAAACCAATCGCGGTTGCGGCTGGACTCGGACAAATCGGCATCCATAGAAATGTCATTCATCCCAAGTTCGGCAACTTTATTTTGTTAGGTACAATCCTTACAAATGCAGATATGACTTCGGAAAGTCAGCCCATTGATTATAATCCGTGTTTAGAGTGTAAATTGTGCGTAGCTGCCTGTCCGGTAGGAGCCATTGGTGCTGATGGTCATTTTAATTTCTCCGCCTGTTATACGCACAACTATAGAGAATTTTCCGGTGGCTTCACCGACTGGGTGGAGAAGATTACCGACAGCAAAAATTCTAAAGCATATAAGGACAAAGTAAATGATGCAGAAACAGCATCTATGTGGCAGAGCCTTTCTTTTGGTGCTAGCTATAAAGCAGCCT
This genomic interval carries:
- a CDS encoding SCP2 sterol-binding domain-containing protein; translation: MKKVTINDHPSVKQYYKKKETMQGTEGRRIDTQWLRNLCLHAGADDVGFVSIDRNELGDQREEILNLFPEARTLISFVCKMNREPLRSTARSIANTEFHHVVDNVTHIGHEIVKKLEEQGIKALNPPAGFPMEQESAGKPWVISHKPIAVAAGLGQIGIHRNVIHPKFGNFILLGTILTNADMTSESQPIDYNPCLECKLCVAACPVGAIGADGHFNFSACYTHNYREFSGGFTDWVEKITDSKNSKAYKDKVNDAETASMWQSLSFGASYKAAYCLSVCPAGEDVIGEFLEDRKKFLKDVVKPLQDKSEMVYVVPNSDAEDYVKKRFPHKQVRPVSNGLRSKSIQAFLQVLPHMFQRNQAKDLAATYHFTFTGQENAQATVIIKNKTLTVEKGHIGDSDFQLIADSQTWIRLMAKETGVLSAVMSGKIRTKGQLKLFKAFSKCFPS
- a CDS encoding TetR/AcrR family transcriptional regulator — translated: MVNRKGEQTKALILEKASKLFNSQGYRASSISDIMHETGLRKGGIYNHFENKEEIMLSAFSFSIDTMRHLFSEAMAGKQGCMERLFSIVSVFEGIAEKELFPGGCPIMNAAIEADDADPLLQEKVREAMDSLLGMVRNIVQEGIKKGEVKQGVDPEFVATVFISTLEGALALSKLYKSQEYMKRAVHHLRSFLDQNCS